TCTCGCTTGACATGAAAACTATCGTCATTCCCAGATGAAGTCATTATCAGACCCCTTTGTGGAGGCTCTAAGGTCCCCTCTCGGTCTATTCATTAATGTACAATCatgtcaatctaattaaaatcgaGATGGTCATTCTCGCTACGTTACATAAaccgtagtgagaatgaccatctagattttaattagattgcaatCATGTGAATTTGTCATTGCTCTAGCAGTTTCATTCCTTAAGTGATTTGGATCAAACTTCAGACACttgtttagtttggtttggtttattttgtttaacgtcctattaacagctaaggtcatttaaggacggcctcccgttcAAGagaataaaccaaaccaaaccaaactacatTTCGTACTTAgttataacattatgtatcttATTCCACAAAAGTCTTAGGACATCTCATTTCTATAATCTGCCTTATTGACTTGTGTAATTCTAGTTCTGAGGAAGAAGCCAAAGCAAAGAATGTGTCATATCGAAGATGGATTGTGCTGACATCGGGGTTTTTCGTTATCTTTCTGTGCCATGGTTTTGCCTTCCATTTGTCCGTCCTCTTTCCTGAACTCCTCCGTACATTTGGGAGGAGTAAAGCAGAGACGGCTTTGGTTCAATCAATCACGGCAGGACTGCTTTTTGTAGCAGGTATGTTTACTACAACGATGACCAAACACATTTGTCCTTACTAGAGCGAACATATCCCATGATGCTATTTCAtcaattgataaaattataaatatccTTAGACTATTGATAGTATCGTTTGGTcgtgtttaatgttttataccGATGTCGATGTCGTTGTTGATCGAGGGTTGAGGGAGGTTTTACCAGATTTTGGAATCACTTGGTAGGACAAGAAAGATGCCATCTTCTCTGAAACCTGGGTACACTCAACTTACAAACTAACCTTGACAGATCCATCACTAAACCCAGATTGGCAGTGGCGTCATATCATCGACGATTCAATggctgttttttttatacaactTCCAACCTTTTCATTGATGTTATCGAGGCACCTGTTAGCATAGTAACAGTCTCTCTCAATTTGAGTACCCATAAATATTAGAACATCAATACGAAACGCAAAGGATAGGGTGGGGCTGACAAAATATAGGCGCGCCTTAACGTTCAGAACACCTTAACTCTGCGTGTAAAAATTCTTATCAAGAAGGGCCAAGTCACAATTTGTCTAAATGCGACTGCGGATAAAATCATGTGGACTTACCAAATATCACTGCCATCTGGCTACATCAGTCAGCACTTCAATGATAATTGTAACTTAACGATATCTGGATATATCGGCACTCTTAGGACATCGTAGGATGTCAGATTCACTCATGGCACAGGAATTGTGTGAAGTACAATGGTTTGATACAGCATTACAGCTCTGACACCATTAATCAATGATGTTTATTTTGAACGTCCATTTAAATCATGAAATAACTGTGATATTAATTGCTGTTTTAGTAAGATTAACAATTATGTCTTAACAGTAACAGTGATACTTAGTTCATCTTTATGTGTTTGCTGTGATGCTACCATGTCTCTACCATGACTTTTACTAACAGAGGACGCTGTAGATGATTAGCTTTGCTCAACAGGTTTTATATCCGCAATTATaaaagtttattattattataatccGATTATGAATTCTTATTTCCAATGTCTTACTACTGGACGGCGAGCCATGATGTATGTGTGAATCAACGTAAATCTATCATGTAGCATTCTTGTTAGAAAATTGAATCAGCAGGTGCATGAACATTTAATATCGGGGAACGTTGCGGctggtagggcgtaagaattgtacctgctgcccccattgcatgatcgtaagaggcgactaaatttgggatcttctcttttctcttctttcttgataactttcttcttcctaatgtctcccttgacaatgcctcactttttgcctttagttgagcgttcgccgctgtgaggaaggttttgggttctgtcccctagccgagacataccagagtctttaaaaatggtagttgctactcctgcttatcgctcagcatatttggagtgggacgactggttggcccgttgtcagtataatgtgaccgggtggggtgtgctgctgggtgtcttcggcagtatgcttcagtgagatagcactttaaatcggcaaaagttccggcctatcacaaggagacttaatacgaacataccgcagccttccaaagttcacatacgcactcaccacactcatacatgtcgcacgtacgggaggccgtccttaaatgaccttagatgttaataggacgttaaacaaagtaaaccaaacGTTGCGGCTATTTTGAAAGTGGCAATGTCAGTATTGTGGGTTTATATGTGAAATATTCCCTGTGTACTAAAATAATAagtataaacattgtatttcgGTCACTTTCTATGCAAAACAAATGTTCCTCTATgctcatttctttttttataattacataGCAACATTGTAAATCAttgctgtgaggaaggttttgggttctgtcccctagccgagacataccagagtctttaaaattggtagttgctgctcctgctttgcgctcagcatatttggagtgggacgactggttaggcccgttgtcagtataatgtgaccgggtgggatgtgctgctggatgtctttggcagtatgcttcagtgagatagcactataaatcggcaaaagttccggcctatcacaaggagacttaacacgaacataccgcagcctcccaaaacacacatacacactcacaacacgcatacatgtcgcacgcatgggaggccgtccttaaatgaccttagatgttaataggacgttaaacaaaataaaccaaaccaaacctttgcACAAAAGTCCTAATTACCTTTTTTGGCACTTTATTGTTTACTGTTTTGGGATGTTTTAAAGCACATTAGCACGAATGTTCTGCAATAGGAAGTTGCATTTTGACCTTCAGAAAAATTTACTTAAGTAAAAAGAGCATGTTTTTACTAAAAATCCATAATATTTTATCTCGTGTTCCTAATccattaaacaagaggcccacggggcctgtatcgctcacctggttgtgatttgaccaaatgtcaaaatagtgctcatgttcaattcgttttatttgtcaacctcaaacaatgctttaTATGCTTAAAGtatggggatcccaactgctttaaaaaaaataacaaagtccagactctctaagtttgcaacatgcattcataactctatgactagtagcattttaaaggaattacatttatttcccctatggggccccagAACTTTGGCCAAAGTCATCAttaaatgcaaaatctgtttcactttccccaaggatgtttctgaccaaattgggttcaaatccattcataactttcataatttcccctattgggccccactcctttggcccctcgggggtcagagtcaccatttatgcaaaatctgctccccttccccaaggatgtttccgactaaattgggatcaaatccattcataacgtaagactagtagcgattttaaggatTTACCTCtattcctctattgggccccacccctttggcccctgcaggtagggcgtaagaattgtacctggtgtccccattgcatgatcgtaagaggcgactaaatttgggatcttatcttttcccttctttctgaacaactttcttcttcctaatgtctcccttgacaatgcctcacttttggcctttagttgagccgagacataccagagtctttaaaaatggtacttgctgctcctgcttagcgctctgctggggtgtgctgctgggtgtcttcggcagtatgcttcagtcgGGTAGCaatataaatcggcaaaagttccggcctatcacaaggggatttaacacgaacataccgcagcctcccaaaacacatatacgcactcgcggcactcgccacacgcatgcatgtcgcacgcacgggaggccgtccttaaatgaccttagcttttaataagacgttaaacaaaataaaccaaaccaaaccaaagtcaTGATGTTAAACGTCCATATCATGTTTACACAGGAACACCGTGGGGGAAGTCTGTGTCCAGGTACGGAGCAAGAATTACCGGGATAACTGGAAGTCTGTTGGTCACACTTGGTCTGGTCTTTTCTTTCTTTGCTAAAGGCATCCCTGATCTGATTGTAACGCTCGGTGTAGTTTCAGGTAAGTAACGTAGATCTAAATGATTAATATGTTCGTAAAAATATATTATTCGAGAAATATGGATTTATTCCTCTTAATTTCAACTAGCCCTGCTGATACAGCAAACACTTTGTTCTCAACAGCTTTGTTATCTACCCGCGTAGTAACGTAGGAACCTGTAGGCTTCTTTCACCATTAGCTCTCATAAAGCCTTCTTCATAAGGGTTTTCTCCAAAGTTAATTCTATTTCAGTTATCTCATTTTTAGCCCATggtgatggtgggctattcaaatcgccctgcgtccgtggtccgtccgtccctccgtccgtaaacaatttttgttaacgctatttctcagaaagtgctgaagggacctttctcaaatttcatatgtaggttcccctcggtgcctagttatgcatatggcattttgagactaatcggaaaacaacatggccgacaggcagccatcttagattttgacaattgaaacttgttatcactatttctaagaaagtgctgaagggatctttctccgATTTCAtatgtgtttgtttatgttttacggcccatcgacaactagggtcatttagggccaaacaatatactaacatgttttatttttaaaattaaaatcagataaaatttgtcatttttaaaagcatccgtattgtacatttaaatcattatgataaaaaagtttgttaaaaatggtaaaatatgtatatgtacgaatagattatgtgaactttgttatataaatagaacgtcaaagacagtaacgtaaaagacatcaaagtctataaaatagatcgatttctttcaagtagctaaatattgttttcgaatccacggaactgaaaagggttttcatatccgggactcgaaagtatttatcacgaatgtgcttgaaatcggataattctattaaaaaatgctccactgtgaattgagcttcacatgcataacacaccggtggatgctctcgtttcaaaaggaacgaatgagtaggatatgtgtgcccggtacggagccgagatAGGACTACactttcatatgtaggtttccctcggtgcctagttatgcatattgcattttgagaccaatcggaaaacaacatggccgacaggcagccatcttggattttgacagttgaagtttgttatcgctatttttcagaaagtactgaagggatatttctcaaacttttttgtaagttccccttggtctgtagttctgtatattgcatcttgggaccaataggaaaacaacatggccgacaggcagccatctttgattttgacaattgaagtttgttatcgctatttatcagaaattgctgaaaggatctttctgaaatttcatttgtaggttgccctctgtgcctagttatgcatattggattttgagaccagtcagaaaataACCTGGCcggcaggcagccatcttgtattttgacaattgaagtttgttatcgctattttacagaaggtactgaagggatctttctcaaatttcatatgtaggttccccttggtccctggtgttgcattttgggaccaatccgaaaacaacatggtcgacatACAGCCAGTATCgcttaaatcttaaattttatatataggttccccttgtttgaaaagtactagagggctgtttctgaatttacacagattagtaagacttagaggaagggaaacgtagagaaaagatcaatctgacatggaacctataaagatcattcaatggtgggcgccaagatccctctgggatatcTTGTTTCTATGAGGTCTCTGTACTCGCTTTTTCAAAGAACTCTTTACTCCCTCCACGGGATATCCCCTTTCCCTAGTCTGGAAAGTCTCCGTTgatgatttgatttaaacatattttatttgtcaaaacacaaataGGATTAGACACAAGTATAAAACTTATAATCCGTTTTTCCCGTGAATGCTTTCGTACTATTCTCACTTAATATATTTTACACTTATTGTTAATAATTTCCATTCTGTCACGTGCACTGCGAATATAATTAGAAATGGACGTAAGACCAGTAGCCCTTGTGTGCTTCCAAACACGGTGTCCTTAGCAGTAGCCTATGCATCAGTGAGATAGCGCTATTGAGTAAGCGCAAGTACCCAGATACCACAAGTAGGCAAACACGAATATAAAACAAGTATTCGGCACACGCATGTATTTCGCACACAGGAAATGACCAAaattgttgataggacgtttggtttggtttactttgtttaacgtcatattaaaagctaaggtcatttaaggacggcctcccgtgcgtgcgacatgcatgcgtgtggtgagtggaTATGTGTggttttggaggctgcggtatgttcgtgttaagtctccttgtgataggccggaacttttgccgatttatagtgctacctcactgcagaatactgccgaagacaccaagcaggacaccccacccggtcacattatactgacaacgggccaaccagtcgtccaactccttGTAtgttgagcgctaagcaggagcagtaactaccatttttaaagactctggtatttCTCGAccagggacagaacccaaagccttcctcacgagggcgaacgctcaactaaaggccaaaagtgaggcagtgtcaagggagacgttaggaagaagaaagttgttaagaaagaagagaaaagataagatcccaaattttcaatgggggcagcaggtacgattcttacgccctacctgcagggactGATAGGACGTAAAAGTGCAAACCAACTAAACCTGTATTATGTTGGGTGTTTTTTGTCTAGTAGGGTTTAACCTCTGTTTTACCTAACCTTTTCTAGGAACCacaatttatacaatattgataaaatcgCTAATCACAAAGGAGGACACGTTTTGACTGGAGCCTTACGACACTCTTCGATGTGGCATTGATGAATTGCGTGTCATCATCAAATGTCCACCTGAATCACGATCAAGGCCGGTTAGGGCAAGAATGAATTAGTGTTTTGCTTCGTCATTTATGTTTCCATGTTGCGTTTGCCTCAATTTCAATTGTGACTTTACTCGGATTGATacttttcaggaaaatcaaaaaatcaatatttatttgtttatatattgactTCGTTCTTAATATATTTTGAGTTTGAACTACGGTTTCGTTATCATAcggtattcggtgatgtttGTTTGCATGCATATTAATCATATCTGAACAAATTACATCATTGTTGGTTCGGAGGCGAAACGCGTGAATTTGTTATCGTGATTGTACTGTGGCTTATACAataattcatgtatatatatatatcttcatatTAATTTAAGTggttatttattttgaaataatgcTCCACATTTCAAAGCTTCTTATTCTTATCaatgaaatttcatttaaaacaggAATTGGCTTCTCTGCGACTTTTATATCCGCATCAACAAGTATCGGAGAATACTTTGAAGGGAAATCTAAATTAACGGCTTTGGCTTTCCTTACATTTGGATCAGGATGTGGTGGAGTGATAATCCCATTTATGATGAAAACGCTCATAGACGAGTATGGCTGGAGAGGCTGTTTACTCATAACAGGAGGACTTATGGCAAACATGGTGTGTTTCTTTGCTGTTTGCAAGCCAGTATCGGTTGGTATTTCACATATTAAAGCAAATGACTTTGACGAGAACTCCAAGCAGAACAATTTTACTGCTTCGCTTAAATCACTGGTCGCCAATAAGGTTTATATCGTACACGTAATAGCAATGTGCTGCACAATTCCGGTTATCAACTCTTCATTGACGTTCATGATCGATTTCTTGATGACGAAAGGATTTGACTCGGAGACTcaagttatactgtatatctgtttAAATGTAGGGGTTGCGTTTGGTGGAGTGTTACCAGGACTGCTTAAAAAGTACATACCTCACACCAGCGTCCTTTTTATTCCCGCATTTTTCACGCTCGTTGGAACAACAGTATATTCTTTCCTTCCTAGTGCAGAAACGTATACCCATCATGTGGTCCTCCTAGTCACTCTTGGGGTGGCATTAGGTGTCAGTGTCACCACAGTGACAATGACGACAATGAAACTCGTTGGACTACATGACTACACTGTTGGACTAGGAATCTTGATGACGCTCCTTGGTATCAGTAACAGTATTGCCGGGCCAATTGCAGGTAAAAACGACTTGATCGGATGCGTTAAACTCTTATATTCAGATAGTTCTTTAAAGATATTCTCTTTAATTACTGTTTGTTCGATAAATAGCATATCTAATGGCATTCTTACAAACCTATAAATCACTTTTCTGGTGCAATATTACAGACGTTATTTATTTGGTTATTGATatcatattttacattgtaaccATTTTATTGTTCTAACAAGTGTGTATAAGATCTTAAAGGAGCAATTTGGCAGGTcgtacatattttataaataacagtGTTTGAATATTGAGCTTTTTCATGCCAATTTATTTCAGCAGGTAAGCTACGCATGCGCGAAACAAGTGTCCAACAGTATGACCCTTAATACAGATGTTCAGTGATTGgttattttatgttttcatatatttgttattattttatattgtaggTTTGTTCGCAGATCTGACTGAATCCTACACTCAGCCATTCCACGGATTTTCCATAGGCCTTGGCGTGGCATCTTGTCTGTTTGTGT
This genomic stretch from Pecten maximus chromosome 13, xPecMax1.1, whole genome shotgun sequence harbors:
- the LOC117340446 gene encoding monocarboxylate transporter 12-like → MSSEEEAKAKNVSYRRWIVLTSGFFVIFLCHGFAFHLSVLFPELLRTFGRSKAETALVQSITAGLLFVAGTPWGKSVSRYGARITGITGSLLVTLGLVFSFFAKGIPDLIVTLGVVSGIGFSATFISASTSIGEYFEGKSKLTALAFLTFGSGCGGVIIPFMMKTLIDEYGWRGCLLITGGLMANMVCFFAVCKPVSVGISHIKANDFDENSKQNNFTASLKSLVANKVYIVHVIAMCCTIPVINSSLTFMIDFLMTKGFDSETQVILYICLNVGVAFGGVLPGLLKKYIPHTSVLFIPAFFTLVGTTVYSFLPSAETYTHHVVLLVTLGVALGVSVTTVTMTTMKLVGLHDYTVGLGILMTLLGISNSIAGPIAGLFADLTESYTQPFHGFSIGLGVASCLFVFAGILKRRTRTTHHCDNELNITPAVISNISSETRTTDFNIHHTAFI